A region from the Dehalococcoides mccartyi CG5 genome encodes:
- the hgcC gene encoding HgcAB-associated protein HgcC, translated as MEEKCCCGIDAILSIDARGQLVLPKEIRTKLDIQPGDKLAAITQHSGGKPCCLLLIKADEFSELAKEIVSPILKNMTVAGGD; from the coding sequence ATGGAAGAAAAGTGCTGTTGCGGGATAGATGCCATCTTAAGCATAGACGCCCGTGGTCAGCTGGTACTCCCAAAGGAAATCCGCACCAAACTGGATATCCAGCCGGGAGACAAACTGGCGGCCATTACCCAGCATTCAGGTGGAAAACCCTGTTGCCTGCTACTCATAAAAGCAGACGAGTTTTCGGAACTGGCCAAAGAAATAGTCAGCCCCATTTTAAAAAACATGACAGTTGCAGGAGGAGATTAA
- the purF gene encoding amidophosphoribosyltransferase has translation MHESCGVFGVFAPGQDVARLTFFALFALQHRGQESSGISTSDGQELKLHSQMGLVSHIFTEDILKKLDGHIAIGHNRYSTTGSSQQINAQPFVMGQGDNVIAIAHNGNIVNSEALNTELTSQGYTFKTSTDTEIISQLILSSIETDWVKRIRYAMNRLKGAFSCTLMTKDTLFAMRDSLGVRPLCLGKIQGGYVVTSESCALDHIGADFVREIEPGEIVAINGNGITSFKQQSSRRALCIFEFIYFARPDSLIDGRLLYSARQAMGVELAKEYPVDADLVIGVPDSATAAGIGYAVGSGIPPAEGLIKNRYMGRTFIQPDQRLRDLGVKLKFNPLKSVLEDKRVVLVDDSIVRGTTTPQVIRLLRKAGAKEVHMRVCAPPITNPCFFGVDMATRSELIAARMSIPEIQKYIGADSLGYLSLPGLINAVGLPEKNFCLACFTGEYALPVQLEMDKFALGNQRHNCCQMPSPES, from the coding sequence TTGCATGAATCTTGCGGCGTTTTCGGTGTATTTGCCCCCGGTCAGGATGTAGCCCGACTCACATTTTTCGCTCTGTTTGCCTTGCAGCACAGAGGGCAGGAAAGTTCAGGCATATCTACATCTGATGGACAGGAGCTTAAGCTTCATTCCCAGATGGGTCTGGTTTCCCATATTTTCACTGAAGATATACTTAAAAAACTGGACGGCCATATTGCCATAGGCCACAACCGCTATTCCACCACCGGTTCAAGCCAGCAGATTAACGCCCAGCCCTTTGTAATGGGGCAGGGAGATAATGTTATAGCCATAGCCCATAATGGCAACATCGTAAATTCCGAAGCTTTGAATACAGAACTTACCTCTCAGGGATACACCTTTAAGACATCCACTGATACCGAAATAATCAGCCAGCTTATCCTTTCATCTATTGAAACTGACTGGGTCAAACGGATACGTTATGCCATGAACCGCCTGAAAGGGGCTTTTTCCTGCACCCTTATGACCAAAGACACCCTATTTGCCATGCGTGACTCACTGGGTGTCCGTCCCCTGTGCTTGGGTAAAATTCAGGGCGGTTATGTAGTCACTTCTGAAAGCTGTGCTCTTGACCATATCGGAGCTGATTTCGTGCGTGAAATAGAGCCAGGCGAGATTGTAGCTATAAACGGAAACGGCATAACCAGTTTTAAACAGCAAAGCTCCAGACGGGCTTTGTGTATATTTGAGTTCATTTATTTTGCCCGCCCAGATAGCCTGATAGACGGGCGTCTTTTGTATTCCGCCCGCCAAGCCATGGGGGTAGAACTGGCCAAGGAATACCCGGTAGATGCAGACCTGGTTATAGGCGTACCTGACTCTGCCACGGCTGCCGGTATCGGCTATGCCGTAGGTTCAGGCATTCCTCCAGCCGAAGGCCTTATTAAAAACCGCTACATGGGGCGAACCTTTATTCAGCCTGACCAGCGTCTGCGTGATTTGGGCGTGAAACTAAAGTTCAATCCCCTTAAGAGCGTTCTGGAAGATAAGCGGGTAGTACTGGTAGATGACAGCATAGTCCGGGGAACTACCACCCCACAGGTTATCCGCCTGTTACGTAAAGCCGGCGCCAAAGAAGTCCATATGCGGGTATGCGCACCCCCCATAACCAACCCATGTTTCTTCGGGGTAGATATGGCCACCCGTTCAGAACTTATTGCCGCCAGAATGAGCATACCTGAGATACAAAAATACATAGGAGCAGATTCACTTGGCTATCTTAGCCTGCCCGGGTTGATAAATGCCGTGGGGCTGCCTGAGAAGAATTTCTGTCTGGCCTGTTTCACCGGCGAATATGCCCTGCCAGTTCAACTGGAAATGGATAAATTTGCACTTGGCAATCAACGACACAACTGTTGCCAGATGCCTTCACCCGAAAGCTAG
- a CDS encoding VTT domain-containing protein has protein sequence MAELPEEEISICATGAELKTRTWFKKWGIWLGVLVIIISIALSVWLIIRRDIIQDLAGYGYIGMFAISFLGSSISIVPVPMLAVQFTLGGVLPPPVGDPILGPLFAGVVASLAEALGGFSIYMTGYSGKSSLAGSDSGSKLNRLYCRMLKLMERRGSLMVFILSAIINPFFYPMTLAAGAVNFGIRKFMLISLAGKFIKCTAICYAGYFGLTRLFGLE, from the coding sequence ATGGCAGAGCTGCCCGAAGAAGAAATATCAATATGTGCAACCGGTGCCGAGCTAAAGACCCGTACATGGTTTAAAAAGTGGGGAATTTGGCTCGGCGTTCTGGTTATTATAATCAGCATTGCCCTTTCGGTTTGGCTCATCATCCGCCGGGATATTATTCAGGATTTGGCCGGCTATGGATATATAGGCATGTTTGCCATCAGTTTTCTGGGTAGCTCCATTTCTATTGTTCCGGTACCCATGCTGGCTGTCCAGTTTACGCTGGGCGGGGTCTTGCCGCCGCCGGTGGGAGATCCGATACTGGGGCCGCTCTTCGCCGGAGTGGTAGCCAGCTTAGCCGAAGCTCTGGGGGGCTTTTCCATTTACATGACCGGCTATTCAGGTAAATCCAGTCTGGCCGGATCAGATTCAGGCAGCAAACTAAACCGCTTGTACTGCAGAATGCTGAAGCTGATGGAAAGGCGGGGTTCACTTATGGTTTTTATACTTTCAGCTATTATCAACCCTTTTTTCTACCCCATGACTCTGGCCGCCGGAGCAGTAAATTTCGGTATCCGCAAATTTATGCTGATTTCACTGGCCGGCAAGTTTATTAAATGCACTGCCATCTGCTATGCCGGCTATTTCGGCCTGACCCGCCTGTTTGGCCTTGAATAG
- the purH gene encoding bifunctional phosphoribosylaminoimidazolecarboxamide formyltransferase/IMP cyclohydrolase, giving the protein MVMRAILSVSDKTGLIEFARGLSELGFDIYSTGGTKKSLQQANVTVHSISDMTDSPEILDGRVKTLHPKVHGGILARRDLPEHMAELEKYNIQPIDMVVVNLYPFVKTVSRPDVSLTDALENIDIGGPTMIRASAKNFPSVTVVVDPQDYPRVLEHLKTGTLSLDERKKLAQKAFQHVAMYDTAISQYLWQGEEGFPENMTIALSKRYDLRYGENPHQPAVFYAENRVGHGQNTGITWAQQAWGKQLSFNNILDADAAWGAATDFSAATVAIVKHTNTCGLCSREDVAEAYKRAFSGDPVSAYGGIVASNRKVTLSMAEAMKGTFYEIIIAPEYEPEALEFLKTRKDLRILIAELPKHNEAETRSLDYRRVKGGLLVQAADELAENAVQTKVVTKREPTPEEMSDLKFAWRAVKHIKSNAIVLAKNNVLLGMGAGQPNRVVSVDIAKSKAGEASKGSVMASDAMFPFPDSVEQAAAAGVTAIIQPGGSIRDQESIDAANKHNIAMVFTGTRHFRH; this is encoded by the coding sequence ATTGTCATGAGGGCTATCCTAAGCGTCTCAGATAAAACCGGTCTTATCGAATTCGCCAGGGGCTTGTCAGAACTGGGTTTTGATATATACAGCACCGGCGGAACCAAGAAATCACTCCAGCAGGCAAATGTAACTGTTCACAGTATTTCAGACATGACCGATTCACCCGAAATACTGGACGGACGGGTTAAAACCCTGCACCCCAAGGTACACGGTGGCATACTAGCCCGGCGTGACCTGCCCGAACATATGGCCGAACTGGAAAAATACAATATCCAACCCATTGACATGGTGGTAGTCAATCTCTATCCCTTTGTCAAGACTGTGTCGCGTCCGGATGTCAGCCTGACCGATGCACTGGAGAATATTGATATTGGCGGCCCGACCATGATACGTGCTTCTGCCAAAAACTTCCCCAGTGTGACAGTGGTGGTAGACCCCCAGGATTACCCCCGTGTTCTGGAACACCTCAAGACCGGCACTTTGAGCCTAGATGAACGCAAGAAGCTTGCCCAGAAGGCCTTTCAGCATGTAGCTATGTACGATACTGCTATCTCCCAATATCTCTGGCAGGGAGAAGAGGGCTTCCCCGAGAATATGACCATAGCCCTTTCCAAGCGCTATGACCTGCGTTACGGTGAAAATCCCCATCAGCCGGCAGTTTTCTATGCTGAAAACAGGGTAGGGCACGGGCAGAACACCGGCATTACCTGGGCACAACAGGCCTGGGGCAAACAGCTTTCCTTTAACAATATCCTGGATGCCGACGCCGCATGGGGAGCCGCCACTGATTTTTCGGCCGCCACAGTAGCCATAGTCAAGCATACCAATACCTGTGGTCTGTGCAGCCGCGAAGACGTAGCCGAAGCCTACAAGAGAGCTTTTTCCGGAGACCCTGTTTCAGCTTACGGGGGCATCGTAGCCTCAAACCGCAAGGTGACTCTGTCCATGGCCGAAGCCATGAAAGGCACCTTTTATGAAATTATTATTGCCCCCGAATACGAGCCGGAGGCGCTGGAATTCCTTAAAACCCGCAAGGATTTACGCATACTTATAGCCGAGCTTCCCAAACATAATGAGGCCGAAACCCGTTCACTGGATTACCGCAGGGTAAAGGGAGGGCTGCTGGTACAAGCCGCTGATGAACTGGCGGAAAATGCCGTCCAGACCAAGGTGGTAACCAAGCGCGAACCCACCCCTGAGGAAATGTCAGATTTGAAATTTGCATGGCGGGCAGTCAAGCATATCAAATCCAACGCCATTGTGCTGGCTAAGAACAATGTTCTGCTGGGTATGGGAGCCGGACAACCCAACAGGGTAGTCAGTGTAGACATTGCCAAGAGCAAAGCCGGTGAGGCTTCAAAGGGTAGTGTCATGGCCTCTGACGCCATGTTCCCCTTCCCTGACAGCGTTGAACAGGCTGCCGCTGCCGGAGTGACCGCCATTATCCAGCCAGGCGGTTCTATCCGTGACCAGGAGTCTATTGATGCCGCCAACAAGCACAACATAGCTATGGTCTTTACCGGCACCCGTCACTTCCGCCATTAG
- a CDS encoding class I SAM-dependent methyltransferase encodes MSSRDYFNQVADNWDEMRQGFFSDRIREAALEAADVKPNSIAADIGAGTGYLTAGLLQKNCRVIAVDQSAAMLEKIKSKFGVRNVSCLQADGNALPLKNQSVDYSFANMFLHHAEDPAGVINEMSRILLPGGRLVITDLCLHTHTNMQKEHHDRWPGFELKDVKGWFEQAGLQNIRVETLNQKCTASSCTCQEQIAIDIFLASGEK; translated from the coding sequence ATGAGCAGCCGGGATTACTTCAATCAGGTAGCCGACAACTGGGATGAAATGCGTCAGGGCTTTTTCTCAGACCGGATACGCGAAGCTGCCCTTGAAGCCGCAGATGTAAAACCGAACAGCATAGCCGCTGATATAGGGGCAGGCACAGGATACTTGACCGCAGGACTGCTGCAAAAGAATTGCCGGGTTATAGCCGTTGACCAGTCAGCCGCCATGCTTGAAAAGATAAAGTCCAAGTTCGGGGTGCGAAATGTCTCCTGCCTACAGGCAGATGGAAACGCACTCCCTTTAAAAAACCAAAGCGTAGATTACAGCTTTGCCAATATGTTTCTTCATCATGCCGAAGATCCGGCAGGGGTGATAAATGAAATGAGCCGGATACTTCTGCCGGGCGGACGGCTGGTCATAACAGACCTTTGCCTCCATACCCATACAAATATGCAAAAAGAGCATCACGACCGCTGGCCGGGGTTTGAACTGAAAGATGTCAAGGGTTGGTTTGAACAGGCCGGTCTTCAAAATATCCGGGTTGAAACCTTGAACCAGAAATGTACCGCATCAAGCTGCACCTGCCAAGAGCAGATTGCCATAGATATTTTTCTGGCCTCAGGTGAGAAATAA
- a CDS encoding nicotinate phosphoribosyltransferase, translated as MTFKPKFNIPGNLLAGDTTDIYFARTVEILAKENRNPVAVMEVFATRPGILCGLSEAVELLQAILPAGEGEIWALEDGDQISAKEVVMRIKAPYLSFGLYETVYLGMLASGTGWATAARECAEAAGDIPVTSFGARHIHPLVAGRMDYAAMVGGCEGCSSIEGARLSGINPSGTIPHALILVMGDTLKATLAFDKYMPSQIPRVALVDTFKDEVEESLRVAEAMGQRLDSVRLDTPLERGRVTADLVKEVRANLDMAGHRHVKIFVSGGLTPERIRYFAENNAPVDGYGTGSYISGARPIDFTADLHEIEGKPVAKRGRIPGLAQNPRLKKVR; from the coding sequence ATGACTTTTAAACCGAAGTTTAATATACCCGGAAACCTGCTGGCAGGGGATACCACAGATATCTATTTTGCCCGGACAGTGGAAATACTGGCTAAAGAAAACCGGAACCCTGTAGCGGTAATGGAAGTATTCGCCACCCGGCCCGGCATTCTGTGCGGTCTGAGCGAGGCTGTAGAGCTTCTTCAGGCGATATTGCCGGCAGGTGAGGGAGAAATATGGGCACTGGAAGACGGTGACCAGATTTCAGCCAAGGAAGTCGTGATGCGTATCAAAGCTCCTTACCTAAGCTTCGGCCTTTACGAGACTGTTTATTTAGGCATGCTGGCTTCGGGTACTGGCTGGGCAACCGCCGCCCGCGAATGTGCGGAGGCGGCAGGGGATATACCTGTTACCAGTTTTGGTGCCCGGCATATTCACCCGCTGGTAGCCGGCCGCATGGATTATGCCGCCATGGTGGGCGGGTGCGAAGGCTGTTCGTCCATTGAAGGGGCGCGCCTTTCGGGCATCAACCCTTCTGGTACTATTCCCCACGCCCTGATACTGGTTATGGGTGATACTTTAAAGGCCACTCTGGCCTTTGACAAATACATGCCGTCCCAGATACCCAGAGTAGCTCTGGTAGACACCTTTAAAGACGAGGTTGAGGAAAGCCTGCGGGTAGCCGAAGCCATGGGACAAAGGCTGGACAGCGTCAGGCTGGACACCCCCCTTGAGAGAGGGCGGGTTACGGCAGATTTAGTTAAAGAAGTGCGTGCCAATCTGGATATGGCCGGACACAGGCATGTCAAGATATTTGTTTCCGGCGGCCTTACCCCGGAACGCATACGCTACTTTGCGGAAAATAATGCCCCGGTAGACGGCTACGGAACAGGCAGTTATATAAGCGGTGCCCGCCCCATTGACTTCACCGCAGACCTGCACGAAATTGAAGGCAAACCGGTAGCCAAACGGGGGCGCATACCAGGTCTCGCCCAGAACCCCCGCCTTAAAAAAGTGCGTTAG
- the purM gene encoding phosphoribosylformylglycinamidine cyclo-ligase, producing the protein MRGGHIKDTYAGAGVDINSASKSKELIKQYAKATLGPQVLAGPGFFGGMYEFKGYKNPVLVSSCDGVGTKLKIAGVLNKHDTIGIDIVNHSVNDILTSGAEPIFFLDYIAMGKLSPGKITEIVKGLSTACLEAGCALIGGETAEMPGLYHGEDYDLAGFIVGVVEKENMLINRGIKPGDVILGLASNGLHTNGYSLARKVLGESRESLDKYYPELGQTAGEAMLVPHRSYLKEIKPNLLLIKGLAHITGGGLTDNVPRTLPEDVSARFETKNWEIPPLFQLIQKTGGIDREEMFHVFNMGIGMVIIAGTEEAGLIMKNLPEAKIIGEIIARQSGAQVIIE; encoded by the coding sequence TTGAGAGGTGGCCACATCAAAGATACATATGCAGGGGCAGGAGTGGATATAAACTCCGCCTCAAAATCAAAAGAACTCATCAAACAATACGCCAAAGCCACTCTTGGACCTCAAGTGCTGGCAGGTCCGGGATTTTTCGGCGGAATGTACGAATTCAAGGGTTACAAAAACCCGGTACTGGTTTCCAGCTGTGACGGCGTAGGCACCAAACTGAAAATTGCCGGCGTGCTGAATAAACACGATACTATAGGCATTGACATTGTCAATCACTCTGTCAATGATATATTGACCTCCGGGGCTGAACCCATCTTTTTCCTTGATTACATTGCCATGGGCAAGCTATCACCAGGAAAGATAACCGAAATTGTCAAGGGACTGTCAACCGCCTGTCTAGAGGCGGGATGTGCCCTTATCGGCGGTGAAACTGCCGAAATGCCCGGCCTTTACCACGGGGAAGATTACGATTTGGCCGGATTTATTGTCGGGGTAGTTGAAAAAGAAAATATGCTTATCAACCGGGGCATCAAACCGGGAGATGTGATTTTGGGTCTGGCTTCAAACGGACTCCATACCAACGGTTATTCTCTGGCACGCAAAGTTCTGGGTGAAAGCCGTGAATCACTGGACAAATACTATCCTGAACTCGGGCAAACAGCAGGCGAAGCCATGCTGGTACCCCACCGCAGTTATCTAAAAGAAATAAAGCCCAACCTCCTTCTCATAAAAGGGTTAGCCCACATAACCGGCGGCGGCCTGACGGATAATGTCCCTAGGACACTGCCTGAAGATGTGTCCGCCCGTTTTGAAACTAAAAACTGGGAAATACCGCCCTTGTTCCAGCTTATCCAAAAAACCGGTGGAATAGACCGCGAAGAGATGTTCCATGTGTTCAATATGGGTATAGGTATGGTTATAATAGCCGGCACTGAAGAGGCCGGGCTTATTATGAAAAACCTGCCGGAAGCAAAAATCATCGGGGAGATTATTGCCCGCCAGAGCGGAGCACAAGTGATAATTGAATGA
- a CDS encoding arsenite methyltransferase, with product MTDIKKLVRDEYGQIAERAASPASGCSCCSSSSNMAAESSLQAGYSPEEINSVPEGANLGLGCGNPLALAEIKEGETVLDLGSGGGFDCFLASPRVGEKGKVIGVDMTPQMLSIAKRNAFQGGYTNVEFIQGEIENLPLEANSIDLIISNCVINLSPDKPAVFKEAMRVLKPGGRIVISDIVLEGDLPDEVRKSAAAYVSCIAGAEQMYDYLDIINDAGFVDITLLSKETYGSDSCGDEGCGCSCSCSDESCHSHQDAETNELDGLISSLRLKAYKPL from the coding sequence ATGACAGACATCAAGAAACTGGTGCGTGATGAATACGGACAGATAGCCGAAAGAGCGGCTTCACCCGCCAGCGGTTGCAGTTGCTGCAGCAGCAGCTCTAATATGGCGGCAGAATCCAGCCTTCAGGCAGGCTACAGCCCTGAAGAAATAAACTCCGTCCCCGAAGGTGCCAACCTGGGATTGGGCTGCGGTAACCCTCTGGCGCTAGCCGAAATAAAAGAAGGTGAAACTGTACTGGATTTGGGGTCAGGCGGCGGTTTTGACTGTTTTCTGGCCAGCCCGCGGGTGGGTGAAAAAGGCAAAGTAATAGGTGTAGACATGACACCCCAAATGTTGTCTATAGCCAAACGCAACGCTTTTCAGGGTGGTTATACCAATGTGGAATTCATTCAGGGGGAGATTGAAAACCTGCCGCTTGAGGCAAACAGTATAGACCTTATTATCTCCAACTGCGTTATAAATCTGTCACCGGACAAGCCTGCAGTCTTCAAGGAAGCCATGCGGGTACTCAAGCCGGGAGGTCGGATAGTCATTTCGGATATTGTGCTGGAAGGAGACCTGCCAGACGAAGTCCGCAAATCTGCCGCCGCCTATGTGAGTTGCATTGCCGGAGCAGAACAGATGTATGATTATCTGGATATTATCAATGATGCCGGTTTTGTTGACATAACATTACTATCCAAAGAAACCTACGGCTCAGACAGCTGTGGTGACGAGGGTTGCGGCTGTAGTTGCAGCTGTTCAGATGAATCCTGCCACAGCCACCAAGATGCCGAAACCAACGAACTAGACGGTTTAATCAGCAGTTTAAGGCTCAAGGCCTACAAACCGCTTTAA